One window of the Balaenoptera ricei isolate mBalRic1 chromosome X, mBalRic1.hap2, whole genome shotgun sequence genome contains the following:
- the AWAT2 gene encoding acyl-CoA wax alcohol acyltransferase 2, translated as MLLLSKKDLKTTLEVFALFWWALSALVIGDAVILVNLYLVVFTPYWPVSVLMLTWLAFDWRTPERGGCRFTCVRHWCLWKQYCDYFPLKLLKTHDLSPSLNYILACHPHGFMSHSCFGHFATEKSGFSKIFPGIIPSILTLGAFFWVPFLREYVMSTGPCSVSQSSMDFLLTRRGTGNMLIVGVSGLAECRYSLPGSTTLVLKNRTGFVRTALRHGVALIPAYAFGETELYNQQIFTPGGFVSRFQKWFQSMVHIYPCAFYGHGFIENSWGLLPYARPVTTIVGKPLPLPKIEDPSKETVAKYHVVYIDALHKLFGQHKTKFGFSETQELVLT; from the exons CGCTGTGATCCTTGTCAACCTCTACCTGGTAGTGTTCACGCCATACTGGCCTGTCTCTGTGCTCATGCTCACCTGGCTGGCTTTTGACTGGAGGACCCCTGAGCGAG GTGGCTGCCGGTTTACCTGCGTAAGGCACTGGTGCCTGTGGAAACAGTACTGTGATTACTTCCCACTCAAG CTTTTGAAGACTCACGATCTCTCCCCCAGCCTCAACTACATCCTCGCCTGCCATCCTCATGGGTTCATGTCCCACTCATGCTTTGGCCACTTTGCCACAGAGAAGTCAGGCTTCTCCAAGATCTTTCCTGGCATCATTCCTTCTATCCTCACACTGGGGGCCTTTTTCTGGGTGCCTTTCCTCAGAGAATATGTCATGTCTACAG GGCCCTGCTCTGTGAGCCAGTCCTCCATGGACTTCTTGCTTACCCGTAGAGGCACAGGCAACATGCTGATCGTGGGGGTCAGTGGCCTGGCTGAGTGCAGATACAGCCTGCCAGGATCTACCACCTTGGTCTTGAAGAACCGCACCGGCTTTGTACGCACGGCCCTTCGGCATGG GGTGGCTCTAATCCCTGCCTACGCCTTTGGGGAGACAGAACTCTACAATCAGCAGATCTTCACTCCTGGGGGCTTCGTTAGTCGCTTCCAAAAGTGGTTCCAGAGTATGGTACACATCTACCCTTGTGCTTTCTACGGGCACGGCTTCATTGAGAACTCCTGGGGCCTTCTGCCCTACGCTCGGCCTGTAACCACCATTG TCGGGAAGCCTCTACCACTGCCCAAGATTGAGGACCCGAGCAAGGAGACGGTGGCAAAATACCACGTGGTCTATATCGATGCCCTGCACAAACTGTTTGGCCAGCACAAGACCAAGTTTGGCTTCTCAGAGACCCAGGAGCTGGTGCTAACTTGA